One genomic segment of Myxocyprinus asiaticus isolate MX2 ecotype Aquarium Trade chromosome 14, UBuf_Myxa_2, whole genome shotgun sequence includes these proteins:
- the LOC127452207 gene encoding aerolysin-like protein: MSTLLTIIGGHGGGQFSFTGQDVGASLERIWVWVGGSQVKAVRVWLTNGRNETFGKPSGNYKEYTFQPGEYFTSLSLWGNGAGTRLGAIRFKTNRNGTFFVNMTSWPLKTEYPIDVGSGFCLGVVGRSGSDIDSMGFLFVNKVQSVVLTNVKYPNIKQMIPQVITEELKSVTYKNGTSVSQKQKVETSKKVTKTTSWSVTENITHTFSVEVKAGIPEIAEISTGYSFTIAKENTFRQEQTDERMETLSSEIDVPPGKKVDVDITIGRSSFDMPYTGTVKITCKNGSVLQFETRGQYKGITYTDIKINTEESNL; this comes from the coding sequence ATGTCAACTCTGCTGACTATAATTGGGGGCCATGGAGGAGGTCAATTTTCATTTACTGGTCAGGATGTTGGGGCCAGTCTAGAGAGGATCTGGGTTTGGGTGGGAGGATCGCAGGTGAAGGCTGTCAGGGTCTGGCTAACAAATGGGAGAAATGAAACCTTTGGAAAGCCGTCCGGAAATTATAAAGAGTACACATTCCAGCCTGGTGAGTATTTCACCTCACTGTCTCTGTGGGGGAACGGAGCTGGAACGCGTCTTGGAGCCATCAGATTCAAGACCAACCGAAATGGAACTTTTTTTGTGAATATGACAAGCTGGCCATTAAAAACTGAATACCCTATCGATGTCGGCTCTGGATTTTGTCTTGGAGTTGTAGGAAGATCTGGTTCAGACATCGACTCTATGGGATTTCTGTTTGTCAATAAAGTTCAATCAGTAGTTCTCACCAATGTCAAGTATCCCAACATTAAACAGATGATTCCTCAGGTGATCACTGAAGAACTCAAATCTGTCACTTATAAGAACGGCACCTCCGTCAGTCAAAAGCAAAAAGTTGAAACCTCAAAGAAAGTTACCAAAACAACCTCTTGGTCTGTGACTGAAAACATTACCCACACATTTTCAGTGGAAGTGAAGGCTGGGATTCCAGAGATTGCAGAAATTTCAACAGGATACAGTTTTACTATCGCAAAAGAAAACACTTTCCGTCAGGAGCAGACAGATGAACGAATGGAAACACTCTCTTCAGAAATAGATGTCCCACCAGGAAAGAAGGTGGATGTTGATATCACCATCGGCAGATCCAGTTTTGACATGCCTTACACTGGCACAGTAAAGATCACATGCAAAAATGGCAGTGTGTTACAGTTTGAAACTAGGGGCCAATACAAAGGCATTACTTACACTGATATCAAAATTAACACTGAAgaatccaatctttga